In one Diabrotica virgifera virgifera chromosome 5, PGI_DIABVI_V3a genomic region, the following are encoded:
- the LOC126885477 gene encoding uncharacterized protein LOC126885477, protein FPANSVKDQWRKLRDSYREALRRQQTKSGQKSVQVRLWIYQKQMEFLKPYMKNRATVGWPEVQQSEEIQSEQTEAQSEQTETQSEQTETQSEQTADITVPNDEGPNEAEEIECVQPQKKRKTAVSRIDPIKRYINNSEQRAKRRDEERSLLLQLSQGERQSQQNDPLYHFFMSMYKITKNLPKIYQRQIRRNLFDDVSKAEEDSESGSTCSIRSDNAYSFSPNTSYSSTPEPCCGSTLRQAHPEYLRQQHPDDGAGTSQM, encoded by the coding sequence TTTCCGGCTAACTCGGTCAAAGATCAATGGCGGAAACTACGTGATTCCTATCGCGAAGCTCTACGAAGGCAACAAACCAAAAGCGGCCAAAAGAGTGTACAAGTTAGGCTGTGGATCTACCAGAAGCAAATGGAATTTTTGAAACCGTATATGAAAAACAGAGCCACTGTAGGGTGGCCTGAAGTTCAACAATCTGAAGAAATACAATCTGAGCAGACTGAAGCACAATCTGAGCAGACTGAAACACAATCTGAGCAGACTGAAACACAATCTGAGCAGACTGCTGACATTACAGTACCTAATGATGAAGGGCCAAATGAGGCTGAGGAAATTGAATGTGTTCAGCcccaaaagaaaagaaaaactgCAGTCAGCCGCATTGATCCCATCAAACGATACATCAACAATAGCGAGCAAAGAGCCAAAAGAAGGGACGAAGAGCGAAGCCTGCTACTTCAACTAAGCCAAGGAGAAAGACAATCACAGCAAAATGACCCCTTGTATCACTTCTTCATGTCGATGTACAAAATAACGAAAAATCTCCCGAAGATATACCAGAGGCAAATTAGAAGAAATTTGTTTGACGATGTGTCAAAGGCAGAAGAAGATAGCGAAAGTGGGTCGACATGTTCAATAAGAAGTGATAATGCATATTCGTTTTCACCTAACACATCCTACTCATCAACTCCCGAACCATGTTGTGGATCCACGTTAAGACAGGCGCACCCCGAATATTTAAGACAACAGCACCCTGATGATGGTGCAGGCACATCTCAAATGTAA